Proteins encoded by one window of Kribbella italica:
- a CDS encoding 3-hydroxyacyl-CoA dehydrogenase NAD-binding domain-containing protein: MSDLNTLIAEATAIENDELVTLAPSRDVVLPNKAGTMALITLDNGQDHTKPNTFGPKGLAELNTAIDAALAREDVVAIGVTGKPFILAAGADLSGVPKLTEREQALNLGRIGHGVMRKLTEGGKPSFAFVNGVALGGGLEVALHASYRTVSVAAGMISTPEVFLGLLPGWGGNFLLPNLIGADKAVKVVVENALNQNKMLSGPEAVKFGIGDVLLDSADFLEQSLIWASKVLTGEVTVERPEIDRGDAWDAAVARGKAFADLKVSGAAPAPYRALDLIAAAKDNDRDRGFAAEDEALADLIMSEELRSGLYAFDLVNKRAKRPAGAPDKSLARPVNKVGVVGAGLMAGQLALLFVRRLEVPVVLTDLDQERVDRGVGYVHGEIDKLLGKGRIRPDKANQLKALVTGSVDRAVFADADFVIEAVFEELQLKKTIFADLEKIVAPEAILATNTSSLPITEMAADLEHPERVVGFHFFNPVAVLPLLEIIRADQTDDAALATAFAVGKKLKKSCVLVKDAPAFVVNRLLTRFLGEVSAAVDEGTPIPEADKALSALGLPMPPFVLLQLVGLPVALHVAETMNRAYPDRFAVSENLAKVVAAGKSSFYVWSAEGKPSVDPEVEALVTVGDQPSGADELRTRVLTALAEEIKIMLDEGVVAEAQDIDLCLLLGAGWPFHLGGITPYLDRSGIAEKANGQRFLAKGVASLA; this comes from the coding sequence ATGAGCGACCTCAACACGCTGATCGCCGAAGCGACCGCGATCGAGAACGACGAGCTCGTCACGCTCGCGCCCAGCCGGGACGTCGTCCTGCCGAACAAGGCCGGCACGATGGCGCTGATCACGCTCGACAACGGCCAGGACCACACCAAGCCGAACACCTTCGGCCCGAAGGGTCTCGCCGAGCTGAACACGGCGATCGACGCCGCGCTGGCCCGCGAGGACGTCGTCGCGATCGGCGTCACCGGCAAGCCGTTCATCCTGGCCGCCGGCGCCGACCTCAGCGGCGTACCGAAGCTGACCGAGCGCGAGCAGGCGCTCAATCTCGGCCGGATCGGCCACGGCGTGATGCGCAAGCTGACCGAGGGCGGCAAGCCGAGCTTCGCGTTCGTCAACGGCGTCGCGCTCGGCGGTGGCCTCGAGGTCGCGCTGCACGCGTCGTACCGGACCGTCTCGGTGGCCGCCGGGATGATCTCCACGCCGGAGGTCTTCCTCGGCCTGCTCCCGGGCTGGGGCGGCAACTTCCTGCTGCCGAACCTGATCGGCGCCGACAAGGCCGTCAAGGTCGTCGTCGAGAACGCGCTGAACCAGAACAAGATGCTCTCCGGCCCCGAGGCGGTGAAGTTCGGGATCGGCGACGTGCTGCTGGACTCGGCCGACTTCCTCGAGCAGTCGCTGATCTGGGCGAGCAAGGTGCTGACCGGCGAGGTCACCGTCGAGCGGCCCGAGATCGACCGCGGCGACGCGTGGGACGCGGCGGTGGCCCGCGGCAAGGCGTTCGCCGACCTCAAGGTCAGCGGCGCGGCGCCCGCGCCGTACCGGGCGCTGGACCTGATCGCGGCGGCCAAGGACAACGATCGCGACCGTGGGTTCGCGGCCGAGGACGAGGCGCTGGCCGACCTGATCATGAGCGAGGAGCTGCGCAGCGGCCTCTACGCCTTCGACCTGGTCAACAAGCGCGCCAAGCGCCCGGCCGGTGCGCCGGACAAGTCGCTGGCCCGTCCGGTCAACAAGGTCGGCGTCGTCGGTGCCGGGCTGATGGCCGGCCAGCTCGCCCTGCTGTTCGTACGGCGGCTCGAGGTGCCCGTCGTCCTCACCGACCTCGACCAGGAGCGGGTCGACCGCGGCGTCGGCTACGTGCACGGCGAGATCGACAAGCTGCTCGGCAAGGGCCGGATCCGCCCGGACAAGGCCAACCAGCTGAAGGCGCTCGTCACCGGGTCGGTGGACCGCGCGGTCTTCGCCGACGCGGACTTCGTGATCGAGGCGGTCTTCGAGGAGCTGCAGCTGAAGAAGACGATCTTCGCCGACCTGGAGAAGATCGTCGCACCGGAGGCGATCCTGGCGACGAACACCTCGTCGCTGCCGATCACCGAGATGGCCGCCGATCTGGAGCACCCCGAGCGGGTCGTCGGGTTCCACTTCTTCAACCCGGTCGCGGTGCTGCCGTTGCTGGAGATCATCCGTGCCGACCAGACCGACGACGCCGCGCTGGCGACGGCGTTCGCGGTCGGCAAGAAGCTGAAGAAGTCGTGCGTGCTGGTCAAGGACGCGCCGGCCTTCGTGGTGAACCGGCTGCTGACCCGCTTCCTCGGCGAGGTCAGCGCGGCGGTCGACGAGGGCACGCCGATTCCTGAAGCGGACAAGGCGTTGTCGGCGCTCGGACTGCCGATGCCGCCGTTCGTGCTGCTGCAGCTGGTCGGTCTGCCGGTCGCGCTGCACGTCGCCGAGACGATGAACCGGGCCTACCCGGACCGGTTCGCCGTGTCCGAGAACCTCGCCAAGGTCGTTGCTGCGGGCAAGAGTTCGTTCTACGTCTGGAGCGCCGAGGGCAAGCCGTCGGTCGACCCGGAGGTCGAGGCCCTGGTCACCGTCGGCGACCAGCCGTCCGGCGCCGACGAGCTGCGTACCCGCGTACTGACCGCGCTGGCCGAGGAGATCAAGATCATGCTCGACGAGGGTGTGGTCGCCGAGGCGCAGGACATCGACCTGTGCCTGCTGCTCGGCGCCGGCTGGCCGTTCCACCTCGGCGGCATCACGCCGTACCTGGACCGCTCGGGCATCGCCGAGAAGGCCAACGGGCAGCGTTTCCTCGCCAAGGGCGTTGCGTCGCTGGCCTGA
- a CDS encoding acetyl-CoA C-acyltransferase, producing the protein MPREIRDVVFVDGVRTPFGKAKGQYAETRADDLVIKCIRELLRRNPSLPPERVEEVAIAATTQIGDQGLTIGRTAALLAGLPNTTPGYAIDRMCAGAMTAVTTTASGIAFGAQDVVIAGGVEHMGRHPMGEGVDPNPRIISEKLVDTSALVMGSTAENLHDRYPTITKARTDAFAVASQERAAKAYANDLIQPDLVPIATRSAEHGWGLATTDEPMRPGTTLEDLAKLKTPFRPHGRVTAGNAAGINDGATAALLTSAEAAEELGLTPKMKLVSYAFVGVEPEVMGFGPVPATEKALKQAGLTIDDIQAFEVNEAFAVQVLAFLEHYGIADDDPRVNPYGGAIAYGHPLASSGVRLMVQLAKQFELRPEVRYGLTTMCVGLGMGGTIIWENPNWEGSAA; encoded by the coding sequence GTGCCCCGTGAGATCCGCGATGTCGTGTTCGTCGACGGCGTTCGCACCCCGTTCGGCAAGGCCAAAGGTCAGTACGCCGAGACGCGCGCCGACGACCTGGTGATCAAGTGCATCCGTGAGCTGCTGCGCCGCAACCCGTCGCTGCCGCCCGAGCGGGTCGAGGAGGTCGCGATCGCGGCCACCACCCAGATCGGCGACCAGGGCCTGACCATCGGCCGGACCGCCGCGCTGCTGGCCGGGCTGCCGAACACCACCCCGGGCTACGCGATCGACCGGATGTGCGCGGGCGCGATGACCGCGGTCACCACGACCGCCTCCGGGATCGCCTTCGGCGCGCAGGACGTGGTGATCGCCGGCGGTGTCGAGCACATGGGCCGGCACCCGATGGGCGAGGGCGTCGACCCGAACCCGCGGATCATCTCCGAGAAGCTGGTCGACACCTCCGCGCTGGTGATGGGCTCCACCGCCGAGAACCTGCACGATCGCTACCCGACGATCACCAAGGCGCGCACCGACGCGTTCGCGGTCGCCTCCCAGGAGCGCGCCGCCAAGGCGTACGCGAACGACCTGATCCAGCCGGACCTGGTCCCGATCGCGACCCGTTCGGCCGAGCACGGCTGGGGCCTGGCGACCACCGACGAGCCGATGCGGCCCGGGACGACGCTGGAGGACCTGGCGAAGCTGAAGACCCCGTTCCGCCCGCACGGCCGGGTCACCGCGGGCAACGCGGCCGGGATCAACGACGGCGCGACCGCCGCCCTGCTGACCTCGGCGGAGGCGGCCGAGGAGCTCGGCCTGACGCCGAAGATGAAGCTCGTCTCGTACGCCTTCGTCGGCGTCGAGCCCGAGGTGATGGGCTTCGGCCCGGTCCCGGCGACCGAGAAGGCGCTGAAGCAGGCCGGCCTGACCATCGACGACATCCAGGCCTTCGAGGTGAACGAGGCGTTCGCCGTCCAGGTGCTGGCCTTCCTGGAGCACTACGGGATCGCCGACGACGACCCGCGGGTCAACCCGTACGGCGGCGCGATCGCGTACGGCCACCCGCTGGCCTCGTCCGGCGTTCGGCTGATGGTCCAGCTGGCCAAGCAGTTCGAGCTGCGCCCCGAGGTCCGCTACGGCCTCACCACCATGTGCGTCGGCCTCGGCATGGGCGGAACCATCATCTGGGAGAACCCGAACTGGGAAGGCAGCGCCGCATGA
- a CDS encoding dienelactone hydrolase family protein: MTLEIDTGSGLMPVHVWEGSGPGLLLLQEIFGVSEYIQERGAQLAALGYHVVAPEIFWRLDDVDLDPDATDLLDRALAVLDRLDWDLAVSDSIAALEYLRGRDTPVGVIGYCFGGGLGFNVAAAADPDVLVSYYGSALPNLLPLAPDVTAASLHHFGDADDYLPRATVDKIVAELGDAEVHRYPGAGHAFDNPMPAFHHAEASAQAWQRTTEFLSRQLPPEGNE; the protein is encoded by the coding sequence GTGACCCTGGAAATCGACACCGGCTCCGGCCTGATGCCCGTGCACGTCTGGGAAGGCTCCGGTCCCGGCCTCCTGCTTCTGCAGGAGATCTTCGGGGTCTCGGAGTACATCCAGGAGCGCGGTGCCCAGCTCGCCGCGCTCGGGTACCACGTCGTCGCGCCGGAGATCTTCTGGCGCCTGGACGACGTCGACCTCGACCCCGACGCGACCGACCTCCTGGACCGGGCGCTCGCCGTACTGGATCGCCTCGACTGGGATCTCGCCGTGTCGGACTCGATCGCCGCGCTGGAGTACCTGCGCGGCCGCGACACCCCGGTCGGCGTGATCGGCTACTGCTTCGGCGGCGGCCTCGGCTTCAACGTCGCCGCCGCGGCTGATCCGGACGTCCTGGTCAGCTACTACGGCTCCGCCCTGCCGAACCTGCTGCCGCTCGCGCCGGACGTGACGGCGGCGAGCCTGCACCACTTCGGCGACGCGGACGACTATCTCCCGCGCGCGACGGTCGACAAGATCGTCGCCGAGCTCGGCGACGCCGAGGTCCACCGTTACCCGGGCGCCGGGCACGCGTTCGACAACCCGATGCCCGCGTTCCACCACGCCGAGGCCTCCGCGCAGGCCTGGCAGCGCACCACCGAGTTCCTGTCCCGCCAACTGCCTCCCGAAGGAAACGAATGA
- a CDS encoding glutathione peroxidase, whose translation MSLYDIALRTLSGAETSLGEYKGQTVLIVNVASKCGATPQYTELENLQQKYASRGFTVLGVPCNQFGGQEPGTTEEIQEFCSTTYSVTFPMLDKTEVNGEGRHPLFQELTLTPDAEGNAGDVQWNFEKFLLSSEGTVAARFRTRTTPESPEVVDAIERQLQA comes from the coding sequence ATGAGCCTGTACGACATCGCCCTGCGCACTCTGTCCGGCGCCGAGACGTCCCTCGGTGAGTACAAGGGGCAGACCGTGCTGATCGTGAACGTCGCCTCCAAGTGCGGCGCGACCCCGCAGTACACCGAGCTGGAGAACCTGCAGCAGAAGTACGCGTCCCGCGGCTTCACCGTGCTGGGCGTTCCGTGCAACCAGTTCGGCGGACAGGAGCCGGGTACGACCGAGGAGATCCAGGAGTTCTGCTCGACGACGTACAGCGTGACGTTCCCGATGCTGGACAAGACCGAGGTGAACGGCGAGGGCCGGCACCCGCTGTTCCAGGAGCTCACGCTCACTCCGGACGCCGAGGGCAACGCCGGTGACGTCCAGTGGAACTTCGAGAAGTTCCTGCTCAGCTCCGAGGGCACGGTGGCGGCCCGCTTCCGGACCCGTACGACGCCGGAGTCGCCCGAGGTCGTCGACGCCATCGAGCGTCAGCTCCAGGCCTGA
- a CDS encoding HRDC domain-containing protein, giving the protein MSPAETQQSPVPEDPTETLPLLELRDGLSDVVDTDSALREVVEAFQAGSGPVAVDAERASGYRYSHRAYLVQLRREGSGSALVDPIPFGDLSALGDAIVDAEWIIHAANQDLACLAEVGMVPRTVFDTELAGRLLGYPKVGLASLVSEVLGYRMRKEHSAADWSTRPLPSPWLVYAALDVEMLIELRTAIEQELRREGKWDWAEQEFAAILSAPPREPKPDPWRRTSGMHRVRNRRSLAVVRALWEARDQIAESADISPGRILPDAAIVEAAAAMPVDRDTLQKLTAFKGRGAHRHMRTWWEAIDHARRLPDGELPKQGPRYDGPPPARAWADRDPDAAARLSAARAAVGEIAEAHRLPTENLLSPDTIRRLAWTPPAEPGLDVVKTFLREHGAREWQVGLTGQVLADALTVTAPAKSLD; this is encoded by the coding sequence ATGAGCCCGGCCGAGACCCAGCAGTCGCCCGTCCCCGAGGACCCGACCGAGACCCTTCCGCTGCTCGAACTGCGCGACGGGCTGTCCGACGTCGTCGACACCGACAGCGCGCTGCGGGAGGTCGTCGAGGCGTTCCAGGCCGGCAGCGGCCCGGTGGCCGTGGACGCCGAGCGCGCGTCGGGCTACCGCTACTCCCACCGCGCGTACCTGGTCCAGCTGCGCCGTGAGGGTTCCGGCTCCGCGCTGGTCGATCCGATTCCGTTCGGTGACCTGTCCGCGCTCGGCGACGCGATCGTCGACGCGGAGTGGATCATCCACGCGGCCAACCAGGACCTGGCCTGCCTGGCCGAGGTCGGCATGGTTCCGCGCACTGTTTTCGACACCGAGCTGGCCGGGCGCCTGCTCGGCTACCCGAAGGTCGGCCTGGCCTCGCTGGTCAGCGAAGTCCTCGGGTACCGGATGCGCAAGGAGCACTCGGCCGCCGACTGGTCGACCCGGCCCCTACCGAGCCCCTGGCTCGTGTACGCCGCGCTGGACGTCGAGATGCTGATCGAGCTGCGCACCGCGATCGAGCAGGAGCTGCGCCGCGAGGGCAAGTGGGACTGGGCCGAGCAGGAGTTCGCCGCGATCCTGTCCGCGCCGCCGCGCGAGCCGAAGCCCGATCCGTGGCGCCGTACGTCGGGCATGCACCGCGTCCGCAACCGTCGCAGCTTGGCCGTCGTCCGAGCGTTGTGGGAGGCGCGCGACCAGATCGCGGAGTCCGCCGACATCTCCCCCGGCCGGATCCTGCCGGACGCGGCGATCGTCGAGGCCGCGGCCGCGATGCCGGTCGACCGGGACACGCTGCAGAAACTGACCGCTTTCAAGGGCCGCGGCGCGCATCGGCACATGCGGACCTGGTGGGAGGCGATCGATCACGCTCGCCGGCTGCCCGATGGTGAGCTGCCGAAGCAGGGTCCCCGGTACGACGGACCGCCGCCGGCCCGCGCATGGGCCGATCGCGACCCGGACGCCGCGGCTCGGCTGTCGGCCGCACGCGCGGCGGTCGGCGAGATCGCCGAGGCGCACCGGTTGCCGACCGAGAACCTGCTCTCCCCCGACACGATTCGCCGGCTGGCGTGGACGCCGCCGGCCGAGCCGGGACTCGACGTGGTGAAGACGTTCCTGCGCGAGCACGGTGCCCGCGAGTGGCAGGTCGGGCTGACCGGTCAGGTGTTGGCTGATGCGCTGACGGTCACTGCTCCGGCCAAGTCGCTGGACTAG
- a CDS encoding DUF3000 domain-containing protein → MGARKQVDAPPAEFAEALTQLREARFRPEVFVEEMPAPQRIAPHAAAVSADVTVDGDDVATGRLVVLYDPDGNDAWQSTFRCVAYVRAAVEPEMVIDALLGGVGWTWLMEALADRGAEFLAPSGTVTRVVSESFGGMADDDATAEIEIRASWSPVPGPDGGIDVTRHAEAWGEVLCTAAGLPPVPPGVVAMPTRRGQRGR, encoded by the coding sequence ATGGGTGCCCGCAAGCAGGTCGACGCGCCACCCGCGGAGTTCGCCGAGGCCCTGACGCAACTGCGTGAGGCCCGGTTCCGGCCCGAGGTCTTCGTCGAGGAGATGCCCGCGCCGCAGCGGATCGCTCCGCACGCGGCCGCGGTCAGCGCCGACGTGACGGTTGATGGTGACGACGTCGCCACCGGCCGTCTGGTCGTCCTCTACGACCCGGACGGGAACGACGCCTGGCAGTCGACCTTCCGCTGTGTCGCGTACGTGCGTGCGGCCGTCGAACCGGAGATGGTGATCGACGCGCTGCTCGGTGGCGTGGGCTGGACCTGGTTGATGGAGGCGCTGGCGGACCGGGGTGCGGAGTTCCTGGCCCCGAGCGGTACCGTCACCAGAGTGGTGTCCGAGAGTTTCGGCGGGATGGCCGACGACGACGCGACCGCGGAGATCGAGATCCGCGCCTCCTGGAGCCCGGTGCCGGGCCCGGACGGCGGGATCGACGTGACGCGGCACGCCGAGGCGTGGGGCGAAGTGCTGTGCACCGCGGCCGGGTTGCCGCCGGTGCCGCCCGGCGTGGTCGCGATGCCTACCCGCCGCGGTCAGCGGGGCCGATGA
- the hemE gene encoding uroporphyrinogen decarboxylase: MDRSAFLLAARGEPGPHTPVWFMRQAGRSLPEYRAIREGTTMLESCMRPDLVVEITLQPVRRYGVDAAIFYSDIVTPLKAVGVDLEIKPGVGPVIASPVRALEDLDGIRPVDPADVWFVTESVQQLKAELGGTPLIGFAGAPFTVASYLVEGGPSKDYARTKSLMHSDPKLWHALADRLADVAIAYLSVQIEAGASAIQLFDSWAGALSPRDYAQFVQPHSAKVFAALEQYGVPRLHFGVNTGELLGLMSEAGADVVGVDWRVPLDEAVRRITAAGGHPKPVQGNLDPALLSAGWDAIDPQLDRILAEGKAAPGHIFNLGHGVPPTTDPEVLHHIVKAVQEKSARS, encoded by the coding sequence TTGGACCGCTCCGCCTTCCTGCTGGCCGCCCGGGGTGAGCCTGGGCCGCACACGCCGGTCTGGTTCATGCGCCAGGCGGGTCGCTCGCTGCCGGAGTACCGGGCGATCCGCGAGGGCACCACGATGCTCGAGTCCTGTATGCGACCCGACCTCGTCGTGGAGATAACGCTGCAGCCGGTACGCCGTTACGGCGTCGACGCGGCGATCTTCTACTCCGACATCGTGACGCCGCTCAAGGCGGTCGGTGTCGACCTGGAGATCAAGCCCGGCGTCGGCCCGGTGATCGCTTCGCCGGTGAGGGCCTTGGAGGACCTGGACGGGATCCGGCCGGTCGATCCGGCGGACGTGTGGTTCGTCACCGAGTCGGTCCAGCAGCTGAAGGCGGAGCTCGGCGGTACGCCGCTGATCGGCTTCGCCGGCGCGCCGTTCACCGTCGCGTCGTACCTGGTCGAGGGCGGGCCGAGCAAGGACTACGCCCGGACCAAGTCCCTCATGCACAGCGACCCGAAGCTCTGGCACGCCCTGGCCGACCGCCTGGCCGACGTCGCGATCGCGTACCTCTCGGTCCAGATCGAGGCCGGCGCCTCGGCGATCCAGCTCTTCGACTCCTGGGCGGGCGCGCTCTCGCCGCGCGACTACGCCCAGTTCGTCCAGCCGCACTCCGCGAAGGTCTTCGCCGCGCTCGAGCAGTACGGCGTACCGCGGCTGCACTTCGGCGTGAACACCGGTGAACTGCTCGGCCTGATGAGCGAGGCCGGCGCCGACGTGGTCGGCGTCGACTGGCGCGTACCGCTCGACGAGGCCGTCCGCCGCATCACCGCCGCCGGCGGCCACCCCAAGCCGGTCCAGGGCAACCTGGACCCGGCCCTGCTGTCGGCCGGCTGGGACGCCATCGACCCCCAGCTCGACCGCATCCTCGCCGAGGGCAAGGCGGCCCCCGGCCACATCTTCAACCTGGGCCACGGCGTACCGCCAACCACTGATCCCGAGGTCCTCCACCACATCGTCAAGGCCGTCCAGGAGAAGTCAGCCCGAAGCTGA
- a CDS encoding MarR family winged helix-turn-helix transcriptional regulator, producing the protein MDAEQRPVRDAAPEELTALPRLAQISNAMNRGRLAQRATEATGLSLDRPALSILLTLAMAGEPLRIGEIAERMQVVGPHVTRQTQGLEQRGLVRRVPHPADRRVSLIEPTAEGAAAANRYTASIVGWFSEVVADWPTQDRQDLGRLLAKLADDVTAHLAKEDAPG; encoded by the coding sequence ATGGATGCCGAGCAACGCCCGGTCCGCGACGCCGCTCCGGAGGAGCTGACGGCGCTCCCCCGGCTCGCGCAGATCAGCAACGCGATGAACCGCGGCCGGCTCGCGCAGCGCGCGACGGAGGCGACCGGACTGAGCCTGGACCGGCCGGCGCTCAGCATCCTGCTGACGCTGGCGATGGCGGGCGAGCCGCTCCGGATCGGCGAGATCGCGGAGCGGATGCAGGTCGTCGGGCCGCACGTCACCCGGCAGACGCAGGGGCTGGAACAGCGCGGCCTGGTACGACGGGTGCCGCATCCGGCGGACCGGCGAGTGAGCCTGATCGAGCCGACCGCAGAGGGTGCCGCGGCGGCGAACCGCTACACGGCGTCGATCGTCGGCTGGTTCAGCGAGGTGGTCGCCGACTGGCCCACGCAGGACCGGCAAGACCTAGGTCGCCTGCTGGCCAAGCTTGCCGACGACGTCACCGCACACCTGGCCAAGGAGGACGCTCCGGGCTAA
- a CDS encoding FAD-dependent monooxygenase: MNRTVLISGASIAGPALAYWLDQYGFEVTVVEKADAVRGGGYAIDVRGTARDVVDRMGLMPELRKAHVDSQKVSFLEPDGTLIAAMRPEAMTGGAEGLDLEVRRGDLADALYTPIRDKVEFLFGDSIARLDDRGDRVDVVLDSGISRSFDLVIGADGLHSNTRRLVFGPEEEFHSYVGFAFAGFTLPNEFGLSHEGVVWNIPGRTAVLYAHEPDELVHGFLTFEQDEPPYDAFRDPIAQRDLVAAKFQHQGWHVPRLVEAMRTSDSLFFDIVSQIHMPTWSQGRVALVGDAAYATSFMSGQGSSVALVGAYVLAGELATHDNHADAFAAYDHRIRHFVEENQAVVEVGRRILAPTTQALLDTRNQALRASAEDGHQGRAANTGLVLPDYQ, from the coding sequence ATGAATCGCACAGTGCTGATCTCCGGCGCGAGCATCGCCGGCCCCGCGCTCGCCTACTGGCTCGACCAGTACGGCTTCGAGGTGACGGTCGTCGAGAAGGCCGACGCCGTCCGCGGCGGCGGGTACGCGATCGACGTCCGGGGGACCGCGCGCGACGTCGTCGACCGGATGGGCCTGATGCCGGAGCTGCGCAAGGCCCACGTCGACTCGCAGAAGGTCTCCTTTCTCGAACCCGACGGCACGCTGATCGCCGCCATGCGCCCCGAGGCGATGACCGGCGGCGCCGAGGGACTCGACCTCGAGGTCCGCCGCGGCGACCTGGCCGACGCGCTCTACACGCCGATCCGCGACAAGGTCGAGTTCCTCTTCGGCGACTCGATCGCCCGGCTCGACGACCGTGGCGACCGCGTCGACGTCGTCCTCGACAGCGGGATCAGCCGCAGCTTCGACCTGGTCATCGGCGCCGACGGCCTGCACTCGAACACCCGCCGCCTGGTCTTCGGCCCGGAGGAGGAGTTCCACTCGTACGTCGGGTTCGCGTTCGCCGGCTTCACCCTGCCGAACGAGTTCGGCCTCTCCCACGAAGGCGTCGTCTGGAACATCCCCGGCCGGACCGCCGTTCTGTACGCCCACGAGCCCGACGAGCTCGTCCACGGCTTCCTCACCTTCGAGCAGGACGAACCGCCGTACGACGCCTTCCGCGACCCGATCGCCCAGCGCGACCTGGTCGCCGCGAAGTTCCAGCACCAAGGCTGGCACGTCCCCCGCCTGGTCGAGGCCATGCGAACCTCCGACAGCCTCTTCTTCGACATCGTCAGCCAGATCCACATGCCCACCTGGTCGCAAGGCCGGGTAGCCCTGGTCGGCGACGCCGCCTACGCCACGTCCTTCATGTCAGGCCAAGGCTCCAGCGTCGCCCTCGTCGGCGCGTACGTCCTGGCCGGCGAACTCGCCACCCACGACAACCACGCCGACGCGTTCGCCGCGTACGACCACCGAATCCGCCACTTCGTCGAAGAGAACCAGGCCGTGGTGGAAGTCGGCCGGCGAATCCTTGCTCCCACCACCCAAGCCCTCCTCGACACCCGCAACCAGGCCCTCCGAGCCTCCGCCGAAGACGGCCACCAAGGCCGAGCAGCCAACACGGGGCTGGTCCTGCCGGACTACCAGTAG